GCTTTTGCCGCGCTACTATGGGGGAAGGTACCCGGGCGTTCAATACATTTTGGATTCAAATGGCAATGGTTCATTTTTTATTGTCATTGTGATAAACCGCTAAAAGTGAATACTTATCGAATTTTTGCCCTTTTTCCCCTCATTGTCACCACACCCATTGCAGGTCTTATTTTCTGGTTGGATCCATCCATCTGGTCGATATTGTTCTTCAGTTGCACAATAGCTGCCTGTGCTGGAGATGTCTTGCTATTTTTTAAAGTTCGCCAGGTTGAAAATGACAAATGGATTCAAGACCATCCATCAGAACCTGGTTTCTATATACTACCAGAAGCTATCGCTGTATCCTCAGAAGAACACCATCATAGATAATCTAAAAATGCCTGATTGTAACGTTTTACAGTAGTAAAATAATCTCAAGAAATGCTACTACCGCAATCCGTTATGGTCAGGAATTCATATTGGAAAATTGAGATGACATATCCAAATCTGAAACAGTCTGTTTGGCTATTGGTATTGTTATTCCTGATTCAGATAGGTTTGATGATCCCGATTGTGATACTGGGAAGAATTATAGGCTATCCGATACACACAAGTCATTATATGATCTGTGTAGGACTGGCGAGTTTTGTTTTGCTCGTGTGTTATGTTTTGCGCCGAACTGATCGAACATGGTCTTCGTGGTCCGATATTATGCCCATAAAAGCAATTTCGTGGCAATTGTTATTTCCAATTGTCGTATCTATCCTCGGATTAGTTATAGTCGCTCTGGAATTAAGAAAAATGGTAATATACTTGATTCCGATGCCGGAGTTGTGGCTGAATAATTTTCAATCAATGGTCGGCCAGGAAGTCCCTTATTGGTTGGCCTTTTATGC
The sequence above is a segment of the Gemmatimonadota bacterium genome. Coding sequences within it:
- a CDS encoding CPBP family intramembrane metalloprotease; the protein is MTYPNLKQSVWLLVLLFLIQIGLMIPIVILGRIIGYPIHTSHYMICVGLASFVLLVCYVLRRTDRTWSSWSDIMPIKAISWQLLFPIVVSILGLVIVALELRKMVIYLIPMPELWLNNFQSMVGQEVPYWLAFYATAIQEPIVDEVLFRGIILGGLLVCCSKSQAAILSTILFFFSYMNPWQFPLAFTFGLVFAWWFIQTGSLLPCLLGNALNSFLAVTLARLGIPGFGKISEALIFLPWWVDVCAVLLAVIGLWWFSQVAKRETF